A part of Paenarthrobacter sp. A20 genomic DNA contains:
- a CDS encoding SGNH/GDSL hydrolase family protein, whose protein sequence is MRQSSAAFRLLAPLIAIGVLSVGCGPSPTTPVSAPSRSVTPGPAQTAAAASPLRTAPSPSALDLPVGSLYKNPANNRNELVLADVRHTAVLIGDSQSMPKESWPQQGIAALGYKLHVVGMGGTGFVAANGKTGNYIDALQRGDWILPYGDPPLIVVQGGGNDASQKATDAQIASNAERLLAALKKRYPGAALAVIGTLARGASNGGGRRTEVDALLGRIAAKHGIPFVSTGDWLTRYDAIEDLQDGVHMKPSGHAKLGAVLARELTALGLKPRPDNEAPAKTPAP, encoded by the coding sequence ATGCGACAATCTTCGGCCGCGTTCCGCCTGCTCGCACCATTGATCGCCATCGGCGTTCTGTCGGTAGGCTGCGGACCAAGCCCAACCACCCCAGTTTCAGCCCCCTCGCGTTCCGTCACGCCCGGCCCTGCCCAGACGGCCGCCGCCGCTTCGCCCTTAAGGACGGCCCCGTCACCGAGTGCCCTGGACTTGCCCGTCGGCTCGCTCTACAAAAACCCGGCCAACAACCGCAACGAGCTGGTGCTGGCTGATGTTCGCCACACTGCCGTGCTGATCGGCGATTCGCAGTCGATGCCGAAGGAATCGTGGCCACAGCAGGGCATCGCGGCCCTCGGATACAAGTTGCACGTGGTGGGCATGGGCGGCACCGGTTTCGTGGCCGCCAACGGTAAAACAGGCAACTACATCGATGCATTGCAGCGCGGCGACTGGATACTGCCGTACGGCGACCCCCCTCTGATTGTGGTGCAGGGGGGCGGCAACGACGCCTCGCAGAAGGCCACCGACGCACAGATCGCCAGTAACGCCGAGCGATTGTTGGCCGCACTGAAGAAGCGCTACCCCGGCGCCGCCTTGGCGGTGATCGGAACCTTGGCACGCGGCGCAAGCAACGGAGGGGGCCGTCGCACTGAAGTGGACGCCTTATTAGGGCGGATTGCTGCCAAGCACGGAATCCCGTTCGTCAGTACTGGTGATTGGCTCACCCGTTACGACGCAATTGAGGATCTCCAGGACGGCGTGCACATGAAGCCCTCCGGGCACGCCAAGCTTGGCGCGGTCTTGGCCCGTGAGCTCACTGCATTGGGTCTCAAGCCCCGCCCCGACAACGAGGCCCCGGCGAAGACTCCCGCTCCGTAG
- the fdxA gene encoding ferredoxin → MTYVIAQPCVDVKDKACIEECPVDCIYEGERSLYIHPDECVDCGACEPVCPVEAIYYEDDTPEEWADYYKANVEFFDDLGSPGGAAKIGNTGKDHPFISALPPQNQDH, encoded by the coding sequence GTGACGTACGTAATCGCGCAGCCGTGTGTGGATGTCAAGGACAAGGCATGTATTGAAGAGTGCCCTGTCGACTGCATTTACGAAGGTGAGCGTTCCCTCTACATCCACCCCGATGAATGTGTCGACTGTGGTGCCTGTGAACCCGTGTGCCCGGTTGAGGCCATTTACTACGAGGATGACACCCCGGAAGAGTGGGCTGACTACTACAAGGCCAACGTCGAGTTCTTTGACGACCTTGGCTCTCCGGGCGGAGCTGCCAAAATTGGCAACACAGGCAAGGACCACCCGTTCATCTCGGCACTGCCCCCGCAGAACCAAGACCACTAA
- a CDS encoding ABC transporter ATP-binding protein yields the protein MTSANIRIDEATAPVRPILEIKDLAITFKTGSGEVKAVKNAHLSIMPGETVAIVGESGSGKSTTALAAIGLLPNNGRVSGGQILLDGEDIAHASEKRMIELRGSHIGMVPQDPMSNLNPVWKIGYQVRETLKANGRPDGPEDVARVLAEAGLPDAARRAKQYPHEFSGGMRQRALIAIGLSCQPKLLIADEPTSALDVTVQRRILDHLDKMTTELGTSVLLITHDLGLAAERADKVIVMYQGNVVEAGPSLDLLRNPQHPYTRRLVESAPSLASRRIQVAKEQGVEAEDLLAPVAAAKDRAQDEVLQIKNLRKIYKLRQGLGQTSDFAAVDDVSFSVKRGTTTAIVGESGSGKSTVAKMVLQLEKPTEGQIVFDGVDTAGLKGKELFKFRRRVQPIFQDPYGSLDPMYNIFRTIEEPLRVHKIGNAASREKKVRELLDQVALPQSMMQRYPNELSGGQRQRIAIARALALDPEVIICDEAVSALDVLVQAQVLNLLADLQDNLGLTYLFITHDLAVVRQIADHVCVMEKGKLVETGSTDDVFDNPREAYTQALLDAIPGGSLLLPPAVA from the coding sequence ATGACTTCTGCCAACATCAGAATTGATGAAGCCACTGCACCCGTACGGCCCATCCTGGAGATCAAGGACCTGGCCATTACCTTCAAGACCGGATCCGGTGAGGTCAAAGCGGTCAAGAACGCGCACTTGTCCATCATGCCGGGCGAAACGGTCGCCATTGTGGGGGAGTCGGGTTCAGGAAAGTCGACGACGGCGCTGGCCGCCATCGGCCTTTTGCCCAACAACGGTCGCGTCTCGGGCGGACAGATCCTGCTCGACGGCGAAGACATTGCCCATGCGTCGGAAAAGCGCATGATCGAGCTGCGTGGCAGCCACATTGGCATGGTTCCCCAGGATCCGATGTCCAACCTGAACCCGGTATGGAAGATCGGCTACCAGGTTCGGGAAACCCTGAAGGCGAACGGTCGACCTGACGGCCCGGAGGACGTTGCCCGTGTCCTCGCTGAAGCCGGCCTTCCCGATGCTGCACGGCGCGCAAAGCAGTATCCGCATGAGTTCTCCGGTGGTATGCGCCAGCGTGCACTCATCGCCATCGGCCTGAGTTGCCAGCCCAAGCTCCTGATTGCGGATGAGCCGACGTCGGCACTGGATGTCACGGTGCAGCGCAGGATCCTGGACCACTTGGACAAGATGACCACTGAGCTCGGTACGTCCGTGCTGCTCATTACCCACGACCTCGGCCTGGCTGCCGAGAGGGCCGACAAAGTCATCGTCATGTACCAGGGCAATGTTGTTGAGGCAGGTCCTTCCTTGGATCTGCTGCGCAACCCCCAGCACCCGTACACCCGTCGCCTGGTTGAGTCGGCACCTTCCTTGGCTTCGCGCCGTATCCAGGTGGCCAAGGAGCAGGGTGTCGAAGCAGAAGATCTCCTGGCACCTGTGGCGGCTGCGAAGGACCGTGCCCAGGACGAGGTCCTCCAGATCAAGAACCTGCGCAAGATCTACAAACTGCGCCAGGGACTGGGGCAGACGTCCGATTTCGCTGCTGTTGACGATGTCAGCTTCAGCGTCAAGCGCGGGACCACGACGGCGATCGTGGGCGAGTCCGGCTCGGGCAAATCCACTGTTGCCAAGATGGTTCTCCAGCTTGAGAAGCCCACTGAGGGCCAGATCGTCTTCGACGGCGTGGATACCGCGGGGTTGAAGGGCAAGGAGCTGTTCAAGTTCCGTCGCCGCGTGCAGCCCATCTTCCAGGATCCGTACGGTTCCTTGGACCCGATGTACAACATCTTCAGGACCATCGAAGAGCCGCTGCGTGTGCACAAGATCGGGAATGCGGCCAGCCGCGAGAAGAAGGTCCGTGAGTTGTTGGACCAGGTGGCTTTGCCCCAGTCCATGATGCAGCGTTACCCCAACGAACTCTCGGGTGGCCAACGTCAGCGTATTGCCATTGCGCGCGCTCTGGCTCTGGACCCCGAAGTCATCATTTGCGATGAGGCCGTCTCGGCGCTGGACGTCCTGGTGCAGGCGCAGGTGCTGAACCTGCTGGCTGACCTCCAGGACAACCTGGGCTTGACGTACTTGTTCATTACGCACGACCTCGCGGTGGTCCGCCAGATCGCGGACCACGTTTGCGTCATGGAAAAAGGCAAGCTGGTGGAGACGGGCAGCACGGACGATGTCTTCGACAACCCACGTGAGGCTTACACCCAGGCTCTCCTGGACGCTATTCCTGGTGGTTCACTTCTGCTGCCGCCCGCAGTGGCCTGA
- the dapC gene encoding succinyldiaminopimelate transaminase translates to MISAAPAFGLNLPDYPWEAMAPYVATAAKHPGGAVNLSIGTPVDPTPGLIRDALAAAADAHGYPTVHGTEALRQAVVDWFASRRGVPGLDPKDVMPTVGSKELVAWLPFLLGLSAGDVVVRPTVAYPTYDIGASLAGATAVAADDLDELDAATRAKVRLVWINSPGNPTGSVRDVESLRRIVSQARELGAVVASDECYAELGWGEWDAQRGGEAVPSILDPRVTGGSTHGLLCVYSLSKQSNLAGYRAAFVAGDSAIMANLVNSRKHAGMIVPFPVQEAMRVALGDASHVLAQKDLYRGRRERIVPALEKFGLQIHESKAGLYLWSTAGEATWDTVARFAELGIVVGPGVFYGDAGNGFIRVALTGSDERIDAAVDRLGSSA, encoded by the coding sequence TTGATTTCCGCGGCCCCGGCTTTTGGCCTGAACCTGCCTGACTACCCGTGGGAGGCCATGGCGCCGTATGTCGCCACGGCCGCCAAGCACCCGGGCGGTGCAGTGAATCTTTCCATTGGAACGCCTGTGGACCCCACCCCGGGGCTGATCCGTGATGCCCTTGCCGCCGCTGCGGACGCCCATGGCTATCCCACAGTTCATGGCACAGAAGCACTGCGGCAGGCCGTGGTGGATTGGTTCGCCAGCCGCCGCGGCGTCCCGGGCTTGGACCCCAAGGACGTCATGCCGACGGTGGGTTCCAAGGAGCTGGTGGCCTGGCTGCCGTTCTTGCTCGGCCTCAGCGCCGGGGATGTTGTTGTGCGTCCTACGGTTGCTTACCCGACGTACGACATTGGCGCTTCACTGGCAGGCGCCACGGCCGTGGCTGCCGACGACCTGGATGAACTGGATGCTGCCACCCGCGCGAAGGTCCGCTTGGTGTGGATCAACTCGCCGGGCAATCCCACCGGCAGTGTCCGGGACGTGGAATCGCTCCGCAGGATCGTGAGCCAGGCCCGCGAACTTGGTGCCGTGGTGGCCTCGGACGAATGCTACGCCGAGCTCGGCTGGGGCGAATGGGACGCCCAGCGCGGGGGAGAAGCTGTGCCCAGCATCCTGGATCCCCGCGTCACAGGTGGGTCCACCCACGGCCTGTTGTGCGTGTACTCGTTGAGCAAGCAGTCCAACCTGGCCGGCTACCGTGCCGCCTTCGTGGCCGGCGACTCGGCGATCATGGCCAATCTGGTCAACAGCCGCAAGCATGCCGGCATGATTGTTCCCTTCCCCGTGCAGGAAGCGATGCGCGTTGCTTTGGGTGATGCGAGCCATGTTCTGGCCCAAAAGGATCTGTACCGTGGGCGCCGCGAGAGAATCGTGCCCGCGCTGGAGAAGTTCGGATTGCAGATCCACGAATCCAAGGCCGGCCTTTACCTGTGGTCGACTGCCGGTGAGGCAACCTGGGACACGGTGGCTCGTTTCGCTGAGCTTGGCATCGTGGTCGGTCCCGGAGTTTTCTATGGCGACGCCGGCAATGGCTTCATCCGTGTCGCCCTCACGGGAAGCGACGAACGAATCGACGCTGCTGTGGACCGACTTGGGTCCAGCGCATAA
- a CDS encoding ABC transporter permease, with amino-acid sequence MVRFIFRRLLQVIPVFLGTTLLVYYMVFALPGDPIAALFGDRQPPQSVIDALRAQYNLDQPFWVQYGLFIKNLFTFNLGVDFTQQPIADSLARAFPVTAMLAIEALIIQAVFGIAFGVFAGLKKGKLFDSTVLVVSLLVIAVPTFVLGFVFQLVFGVQLGWAKPTVGANADWGNLILPAVVLGLVSFAYVLRLTRASVSENMNADYVRTATAKGLSRPRVVMAHILRNSLIPVVTYLGANLGGLMGGAIVTEGIFNVPGVGNKLFQAIQRSEGPTIVAIVSVLVLVFVITNLLVDLLYAWLDPRIRYDQ; translated from the coding sequence GTGGTTCGCTTCATTTTCCGTAGGCTCCTCCAGGTCATCCCGGTATTCCTGGGGACCACGCTCCTCGTCTACTACATGGTCTTCGCACTACCCGGCGACCCGATTGCTGCCCTCTTCGGGGATCGCCAGCCACCGCAGAGCGTCATCGACGCCCTCCGGGCCCAGTACAACCTGGACCAGCCATTCTGGGTTCAATATGGCCTCTTCATCAAGAACTTGTTTACCTTCAACCTTGGTGTTGACTTTACCCAGCAGCCCATCGCCGATTCCCTGGCCAGGGCCTTCCCCGTCACGGCAATGCTCGCCATCGAAGCGCTCATTATCCAGGCCGTGTTCGGTATCGCCTTCGGTGTCTTCGCTGGCCTCAAGAAGGGCAAGCTCTTCGACTCCACCGTCCTCGTCGTGTCGCTCCTGGTGATCGCCGTCCCGACCTTCGTGTTGGGCTTCGTCTTCCAGCTCGTGTTCGGCGTCCAACTAGGTTGGGCCAAACCTACGGTGGGTGCCAATGCCGACTGGGGCAACCTGATCCTCCCGGCGGTCGTGCTGGGGCTGGTGTCGTTTGCCTACGTCCTCCGACTGACACGCGCCTCCGTCAGCGAGAACATGAACGCGGACTACGTTCGTACGGCAACCGCGAAGGGTCTCTCCCGGCCCCGCGTCGTGATGGCCCACATTCTCAGGAACTCGTTGATCCCCGTGGTGACTTATCTGGGTGCCAACCTCGGCGGGCTCATGGGCGGCGCCATTGTCACCGAGGGCATCTTCAACGTGCCCGGTGTCGGTAACAAACTCTTCCAGGCCATCCAGCGAAGCGAGGGCCCCACCATCGTTGCGATCGTGAGCGTCCTGGTCCTTGTTTTCGTCATCACCAACCTCTTGGTTGACCTCCTGTACGCCTGGCTTGACCCGAGGATCCGCTATGACCAGTAA
- a CDS encoding citrate synthase, giving the protein MTETTSATLRHAGGELELPRIQVVEGNEGYDVSKLLKQTGAVAYDPGFMNTAATTSAITYIDGDAGILRYRGYPIEQLAQHSSFLEVSYLLIYGNLPTPTELEEFDQRIRRHTLLHEELKGFFGGFPRDAHPMPVLSSAVSALSTFYQDSLDPFNAEHVEVSTIRLMAKLPVIAAYAHKKSIGQPMLYPDNSMNLVENFLRLSFGLPAEQYEMDPVVVKALDLLLILHADHEQNCSTSTVRLVGSSNANLFASVSAGINALFGPAHGGANEAVLKMLRQIQADGIKPEDYMEKVKNKEDGVRLMGFGHRVYKNYDPRAKIIKATAHEVLGKLGGNDELLDIAMRLEEKALADDYFIQRKLYPNVDFYTGLIYKAMGFPEKMFTVLFAIGRLPGWIAQWREMINDPQTKIGRPRQLYTGEPERNYPAN; this is encoded by the coding sequence ATGACTGAGACCACCAGCGCAACACTGCGCCATGCCGGCGGCGAACTCGAACTGCCGCGCATCCAGGTTGTAGAAGGAAACGAAGGCTACGACGTTTCCAAGCTGCTGAAGCAGACGGGCGCCGTTGCCTATGACCCCGGCTTCATGAACACAGCGGCCACCACCTCGGCCATTACCTACATCGACGGCGACGCAGGCATCCTGCGCTACCGCGGCTACCCGATCGAGCAGCTCGCGCAGCACTCGAGCTTCCTCGAAGTTTCCTACCTGCTGATCTACGGCAACCTTCCCACCCCCACGGAGTTGGAAGAGTTCGATCAGCGCATCCGCCGCCACACGCTCCTGCATGAAGAGCTCAAGGGCTTCTTCGGCGGGTTCCCGCGCGACGCACACCCCATGCCGGTACTGTCCTCGGCTGTTTCGGCGTTGTCCACGTTCTACCAGGACTCGCTGGATCCGTTCAACGCGGAGCACGTGGAAGTTTCCACCATCCGCCTCATGGCCAAGCTGCCCGTCATTGCCGCTTACGCCCACAAGAAGTCCATCGGCCAGCCGATGCTCTACCCGGACAACTCCATGAACCTGGTGGAGAACTTCCTGCGTCTGAGCTTCGGCCTCCCGGCTGAGCAGTACGAAATGGATCCGGTGGTCGTCAAGGCGTTGGACCTGCTGCTCATCCTGCACGCTGACCACGAGCAGAACTGTTCCACGTCCACCGTGCGTTTGGTGGGTTCGTCCAACGCGAACCTCTTCGCGTCGGTGTCCGCCGGCATCAACGCACTCTTCGGACCCGCCCACGGTGGAGCCAACGAGGCCGTGCTGAAAATGCTCCGCCAGATCCAGGCCGACGGCATCAAGCCCGAGGATTACATGGAGAAGGTCAAGAACAAGGAAGACGGCGTCCGCCTTATGGGCTTCGGACACCGCGTGTACAAGAACTACGATCCCCGCGCCAAGATCATCAAGGCAACGGCCCACGAAGTTCTCGGCAAGCTCGGCGGCAACGACGAACTGCTGGACATCGCCATGCGCCTCGAAGAGAAGGCCCTGGCTGACGACTACTTCATCCAGCGCAAGCTCTACCCGAACGTCGACTTCTACACCGGCCTCATCTACAAGGCCATGGGCTTCCCCGAGAAGATGTTCACCGTGCTGTTCGCCATCGGGCGCCTCCCGGGCTGGATTGCCCAGTGGCGCGAAATGATCAACGACCCCCAGACCAAGATCGGCCGCCCGCGGCAGCTCTACACAGGGGAGCCGGAGCGCAACTACCCGGCCAACTAG
- a CDS encoding ABC transporter permease encodes MTSNTEHFVAPVEETPLLATDAVKTDQAPLSLWADAWRKLRRRPMFIVSSLLILLLVIVAVFPGLFTSVEPNNDCQLANSEGAPTAGHPLGFTLQGCDVYSRVIHGTQASLSVGVLSVLAVVLIGVTLGALAGYYGGWLDSVLARLGDIFFALPIILGALVITQLPLFRENRSVWTVVLTISLLAWPQMARITRGAVIEVRNADFVTAARSLGVSKFGALVKHALPNALAPVIVLATLELGVFIVLEATLSFLGVGLPGSVMSWGNDISAANASIRTNPGILLYPAAALSITVLSFIMLGDAVRDALDPKSRQR; translated from the coding sequence ATGACCAGTAATACTGAACACTTTGTGGCCCCCGTCGAGGAAACGCCGCTTCTGGCCACTGACGCTGTCAAGACAGATCAGGCGCCTCTGAGCCTTTGGGCCGATGCTTGGCGGAAGCTTCGCCGCCGTCCCATGTTCATCGTCTCCTCGCTGTTGATCCTGCTCCTGGTGATCGTTGCAGTCTTCCCGGGACTCTTCACCAGCGTGGAACCCAATAACGACTGCCAGCTGGCCAACTCCGAAGGTGCGCCCACTGCCGGCCACCCTCTGGGCTTCACCCTCCAGGGTTGCGACGTCTATTCCCGCGTGATCCACGGTACGCAGGCTTCCTTGTCTGTCGGAGTCCTGTCCGTGCTGGCCGTCGTACTGATTGGTGTCACCCTGGGTGCGTTGGCTGGTTACTACGGTGGCTGGCTGGACTCTGTCCTTGCACGTCTCGGCGACATTTTCTTCGCGCTGCCGATCATCCTCGGCGCCCTTGTTATCACCCAGTTGCCGTTGTTCCGGGAGAACAGGAGCGTTTGGACCGTGGTCCTGACCATATCCTTGCTCGCCTGGCCGCAAATGGCGCGTATCACCAGAGGTGCCGTCATCGAGGTGCGCAACGCGGATTTCGTCACCGCGGCCCGGTCCTTGGGTGTTTCCAAGTTTGGCGCACTGGTGAAGCACGCTTTGCCGAACGCCCTGGCGCCCGTGATTGTGCTTGCCACGTTGGAATTGGGCGTTTTCATCGTCCTGGAGGCCACGTTGTCCTTCCTCGGTGTCGGGCTGCCTGGCAGCGTGATGTCGTGGGGTAACGACATTTCCGCGGCGAACGCGTCCATCCGCACCAACCCCGGAATCCTGCTCTATCCGGCAGCCGCCCTGTCCATCACCGTCCTGAGCTTCATCATGCTTGGCGACGCCGTCCGCGATGCTCTTGATCCCAAGAGCCGTCAGCGCTAA
- a CDS encoding ABC transporter substrate-binding protein, whose product MRFSRTSKALGVAAIIALAVTGCGGGGGTSTNSSAAADPNKVISAYSNEPQNPLLPANTNEVYGGRVVELLFEGLRAYDSDGKPVNALAESIETTDSQNWTIKVKSGSKFTNGEPVTAKTFVDSWNFAALSTNLQNNGFFFESIEGYADVSAVTETTSADGKKTSTPAPTAQTMSGLAATDDQTITVKLTQPEADWSLRLGYSAFYPLPSEALKDSKKFGENPIGNGPYKFEKEGAWVHDQSISLVKNADYTGPRAAKNGGVTFKFYTDPGPAYTDLQADNLDITDVVPSNALKTYTTDFPDRNSTRPNANNATLNIPGYNPNFQGEAGLLRRQALSHAINREEITKVIFNGTRTPATEFTAPVLDGYNDAIPGSDVLKFDAQKAKDLWAEAEKIKPYDGSKPLLIASNTDGGNKEWIDAVANAFKNNLGIEAEIQPFAKFAEVLDLRKSQSLPGLTRAGWQGDYPSLYNFLGPVWQTNASSNYEKYSNPEFDKLLKEGLAAKTPEDANKKFNEAQEILFKDLPGLPLWYRATPIVWSNNVVSAETGWNGGVRYFDIEAK is encoded by the coding sequence ATGCGTTTCTCGCGCACTTCCAAAGCTCTAGGCGTAGCGGCGATCATCGCCCTCGCAGTGACCGGTTGCGGCGGCGGTGGCGGCACCAGCACAAACAGCTCTGCCGCAGCTGACCCGAACAAGGTCATTTCCGCATACAGCAACGAACCGCAGAACCCGCTGCTTCCGGCCAACACCAACGAGGTGTACGGTGGCCGCGTCGTCGAGCTGCTGTTCGAGGGCCTTCGCGCCTACGACTCGGACGGCAAGCCCGTTAACGCACTTGCGGAGTCGATTGAAACCACGGACTCGCAGAACTGGACCATCAAGGTCAAATCCGGATCCAAGTTCACCAACGGCGAGCCCGTCACGGCAAAGACGTTCGTTGACTCCTGGAACTTTGCCGCACTGAGCACCAACCTCCAGAACAACGGCTTCTTCTTCGAGTCCATCGAAGGCTACGCCGATGTCAGCGCAGTCACCGAGACCACCTCCGCCGACGGCAAGAAGACCTCGACGCCGGCCCCCACGGCACAGACCATGTCCGGCCTGGCTGCCACGGACGACCAGACCATTACGGTCAAGCTGACCCAGCCTGAAGCTGACTGGTCCTTGCGACTTGGATACTCCGCCTTCTACCCGCTTCCGTCAGAGGCCCTGAAGGATTCCAAGAAGTTCGGCGAGAACCCGATCGGCAACGGCCCCTACAAGTTCGAGAAGGAAGGTGCCTGGGTCCACGACCAGTCCATCTCCCTGGTCAAGAACGCCGACTACACCGGCCCGCGTGCTGCCAAGAACGGTGGCGTGACCTTCAAGTTCTACACGGATCCGGGCCCCGCGTACACGGATCTCCAGGCCGACAACCTCGACATCACGGACGTTGTTCCGTCGAACGCGTTGAAGACCTACACCACGGACTTCCCTGACCGTAACTCCACGCGCCCGAACGCCAACAACGCCACCCTGAACATCCCGGGCTACAACCCGAACTTCCAGGGTGAAGCCGGCCTCCTGCGTCGCCAGGCACTGTCTCACGCCATCAACCGCGAAGAGATCACCAAGGTCATCTTCAACGGCACGCGTACCCCGGCCACCGAGTTCACAGCTCCCGTGCTCGACGGCTACAACGACGCCATCCCCGGCAGCGACGTGCTGAAGTTCGACGCCCAGAAGGCAAAGGATCTCTGGGCCGAAGCCGAGAAGATCAAGCCGTACGACGGTTCCAAGCCGCTCCTGATCGCCTCCAACACTGACGGTGGCAACAAGGAATGGATCGACGCCGTAGCCAACGCTTTCAAGAACAACCTCGGCATCGAGGCTGAAATCCAGCCGTTCGCAAAGTTCGCTGAAGTTCTGGACCTCCGCAAGTCGCAGTCCCTCCCAGGCCTGACCCGCGCCGGCTGGCAGGGTGACTACCCGTCGCTCTACAACTTCCTCGGACCTGTGTGGCAAACCAACGCATCGTCCAACTACGAGAAGTACTCGAACCCCGAGTTCGACAAGCTCCTCAAGGAAGGCCTTGCAGCCAAGACTCCGGAAGACGCCAACAAGAAGTTCAACGAGGCACAGGAGATCCTGTTCAAGGACCTCCCCGGCCTGCCGTTGTGGTACCGGGCAACCCCGATCGTGTGGAGCAACAACGTTGTCTCAGCTGAAACCGGCTGGAACGGCGGCGTCCGCTACTTCGACATCGAGGCCAAGTAG
- the typA gene encoding translational GTPase TypA: MSETITNTASRSDLRNVAIVAHVDHGKTTLVDAMLKQTNSFASHGEVEDRVMDSGDLEREKGITILAKNTTVAYNGPSSNGETITINVIDTPGHADFGGEVERGLSMVDGVVLLVDSSEGPLPQTRFVLRKALAAHLPVILLVNKTDRPDARIDEVVHESMDLLLGLASDLADEVPDLDLDKVLEVPVVYAAAKVGRASLDQPANGSAPENEDLEPLFKTIIEHIPAPTYNPDGVLQAHVTNLDASPFLGRLALLRIYNGTLRKGQTVAWARANGELKNVKITELLATKALTRVPAESAGPGEIVAVAGIEEITIGETLTDAENPQPLPLITVDDPAISMTIGINTSPLAGKVKGAKVTARQVKDRLDKELIGNVSIKVLPTERPDAWEVQGRGELALAILVEQMRREGFELTVGKPQVVTKTIDGKLHEPMEHMTIDVPEEYLGAVTQLMAARKGRMTNMANHGTGWCRMEFIVPARGLIGFRTRFLTDTRGAGIAASISEGYEPWAGPIEYRTNGSMIADRAGVVTPFAMINLQERGSFFVKPTSEVYEGMIVGENSRADDMDVNITKEKKLTNMRAASSDTFENLTPPRDLTLEESLEFAREDECVEVTPDAIRIRKVILDSNERAKANRARAKS; this comes from the coding sequence ATGTCTGAAACCATCACCAACACTGCGTCGCGGAGCGATCTGCGCAACGTCGCGATCGTCGCACACGTTGACCACGGTAAGACCACCCTGGTCGACGCCATGCTCAAGCAGACCAACTCCTTCGCTTCCCATGGTGAGGTTGAGGACCGTGTCATGGACTCCGGTGACCTGGAACGCGAAAAGGGCATCACGATCCTCGCGAAGAACACCACGGTTGCCTACAACGGCCCGTCGTCCAACGGCGAGACCATTACCATCAACGTCATCGACACCCCCGGCCACGCCGACTTCGGTGGCGAGGTTGAGCGCGGTCTGTCCATGGTTGACGGCGTCGTCCTGCTGGTCGACTCCTCCGAGGGCCCGCTGCCCCAGACCCGCTTCGTGCTCCGTAAGGCCCTTGCTGCGCACCTTCCGGTCATCCTCCTGGTCAACAAGACCGACCGTCCCGACGCCCGCATCGACGAAGTTGTCCACGAGTCCATGGACTTGCTCCTTGGCCTCGCTTCGGACCTCGCCGACGAAGTTCCGGACCTGGACCTGGATAAGGTCCTCGAAGTTCCCGTCGTCTACGCTGCCGCCAAGGTTGGCCGTGCGTCCCTGGACCAGCCGGCCAACGGCTCGGCTCCGGAGAACGAGGACCTCGAGCCTCTCTTCAAGACCATCATTGAGCACATCCCGGCTCCGACCTACAACCCGGACGGCGTGCTGCAGGCACACGTGACCAACCTGGACGCTTCGCCGTTCCTTGGCCGCCTCGCCCTGCTCCGCATCTACAACGGAACCCTCCGCAAGGGCCAGACCGTTGCTTGGGCTCGTGCAAACGGTGAGCTCAAGAACGTCAAGATCACCGAACTGCTCGCCACCAAGGCTCTCACCCGTGTTCCTGCCGAATCCGCAGGCCCGGGCGAAATCGTCGCTGTGGCCGGCATCGAGGAAATCACCATTGGTGAAACCCTGACCGACGCCGAGAACCCGCAGCCGCTGCCGCTGATCACCGTGGACGATCCCGCGATCTCCATGACGATCGGTATCAACACCTCGCCGCTGGCCGGCAAGGTCAAGGGCGCCAAGGTCACGGCCCGCCAGGTGAAGGATCGCCTGGACAAGGAACTGATCGGTAACGTCTCCATCAAGGTCCTCCCCACCGAGCGTCCCGACGCCTGGGAAGTCCAGGGCCGTGGCGAGCTCGCGCTGGCCATCCTGGTTGAGCAGATGCGTCGCGAAGGCTTCGAGCTGACCGTCGGCAAGCCGCAGGTTGTCACCAAGACCATCGACGGCAAGCTGCACGAGCCGATGGAACACATGACCATCGACGTGCCTGAGGAATACCTGGGCGCCGTCACGCAGCTCATGGCTGCCCGCAAGGGCCGCATGACCAACATGGCCAACCACGGCACCGGCTGGTGCCGCATGGAGTTCATCGTCCCTGCGCGTGGCCTGATTGGTTTCCGTACCCGGTTCCTGACGGACACCCGTGGCGCCGGTATCGCTGCTTCCATCTCCGAGGGCTACGAGCCGTGGGCCGGACCGATCGAATACCGTACCAACGGTTCGATGATTGCCGACCGTGCCGGCGTTGTGACGCCGTTCGCCATGATCAACCTCCAGGAGCGCGGTTCCTTCTTCGTGAAGCCCACCTCCGAGGTTTACGAAGGCATGATTGTCGGCGAGAACTCCCGCGCTGATGACATGGACGTCAACATCACCAAGGAAAAGAAGCTCACCAACATGCGTGCCGCTTCCTCCGACACCTTCGAAAACCTGACGCCGCCGCGTGATCTCACCCTCGAAGAGTCCCTCGAATTCGCCCGCGAAGACGAGTGCGTCGAGGTAACCCCGGATGCCATCCGTATCCGTAAGGTCATCCTGGACTCCAACGAGCGCGCCAAGGCCAACCGCGCCCGCGCCAAGTCCTAG